The following nucleotide sequence is from Flavobacterium sp. N1736.
CAGGATTGGGATACCATGAATATATCACCGTTATAGAAGAAATCTCAAAAGTAGATCCTTCAATCGGACTTTCTGTTGCGGCTCATAATTCTTTATGTACCAATCATATTTTGACTTTTGGAAATGAAGAACAAAAGAAAAAATGGCTGCCAAAATTGGCAACTGCTGAATATATAGGAGCATGGGGTTTAACAGAACATAATACAGGATCTGATGCCGGTGGAATGAATACAACCGCTGTAAAAGATGGTGATTCCTGGATTGTAAACGGAGCAAAGAATTTTATTACGCATGCAATTTCTGGAGATATTGCAGTTGTAATTGTTCGCACAGGAGAAAAAGGCGATTCGAAAGGAATGACAGCTTTTGTTTTTGAAAAAGGAATGCCGGGATTTACATCAGGAAAAAAAGAAAATAAATTAGGAATGCGTGCCAGTGAAACAGCCGAATTGGTTTTTGATAGCTGCCGTATACCTGATGCAAATAGATTAGGAGAAGTAGGACAAGGATTTGTTCAGGCTATGAAAATATTAGATGGAGGGCGAATTTCTATTGGTGCTTTATCACTTGGAATTTCAAAAGGAGCGTATGAAGCTGCTTTGAAATACTCGAAAGAAAGACATCAATTTGGACAGCCTATTAGTAGTTTTCAGGGAATTTCATTTAAATTGGCTGATATGGCAACTGAAATTGAAGCTTCGGAATTGTTGTTGCACAAAGCAGCATTCTTAAAACAGCAGCATAAACCTGTTACAACGCTTGGTGCAATGGCAAAAATGTATGCTTCTGAAGCCTGTGTAAAAATTGCAAATGAAGCAATTCAAATTCATGGTGGTTATGGATACACAAAAGATTTTCCTGTAGAGAAATTTTACAGAGATTCTAAATTATGTACAATTGGAGAAGGAACTACTGAGATTCAAAAAATAGTTATCGCCAGAAATTTGCTGAAAGAGTAATCTCAGTTTACAGTCTCAGTAACCAGTAATTGAGACTGTAAACTGTAAACTGAGACTGCAAACCGAGACTATAAAATATTTTCAAAAATAATTAATAATTTATAACTCATAATTAATAATTAATACATACTTTTGCACCCTTAACGAGAGGAGGTGTCTATATTATGTTAATTATACCAATTAAAGACGGAGAAAATATCGATAGAGCATTAAAGCGCTATAAAAGAAAATTTGATAAAACAGGAACTGTTCGTCAATTAAGAGCACGTACTGCTTTTATTAAGCCTTCTGTTATCAAAAGAGCTCAAATTCAAAAAGCTGCTTACATTCAAAACATGAAAGATGGTTTAGAAAGTTAGTATTAGCTTTTCAGAAAATAATTACCGTTAGTTGTCAAGATTTTGATGCTAACGGTTTTTTTATGCTTAATTTTGAGATGAATATAGTTTTGATATATTATATAGGTGGAATGTTAAGTTTTGTGTAAAATGAAAAGGTTGTTTTATGAAATCAAATAAAGAAGCGTTTCGTGATTATTTACAGCTGGAGAAAAAATATTCTTCCCATACCGTCAACGCCTATTTAAATGATATAATGTTTTTTGAAACATTTAATAAAAACCATTTTGATCAGGATAATATTGAGCATGTAAATTATAGTCAGATCAGAAGCTGGATTGTTTCATTGGTGGATGCGGATATTTCGAATGTTTCTGTTAATCGAAAAATGGCTTCCCTAAAGGCTTTTTATAAATTTCTTTTAAAAACAAAACAAATAGAAGTTAATCCAATGCTGAAACATAAAGCATTGAAGGCACCTAAAATTATTCAAATTCCTTTTTCTGAAAAAGAACTTACAGATTTGATCAGGGAAGTTGAGAATCCTGTTGGGT
It contains:
- a CDS encoding acyl-CoA dehydrogenase family protein — its product is MNFEYNETQSMIAQSIKEFAEKNIRPNIMEWDEAQIFPVDLFKKLGEMGFMGVLVPEEYGGSGLGYHEYITVIEEISKVDPSIGLSVAAHNSLCTNHILTFGNEEQKKKWLPKLATAEYIGAWGLTEHNTGSDAGGMNTTAVKDGDSWIVNGAKNFITHAISGDIAVVIVRTGEKGDSKGMTAFVFEKGMPGFTSGKKENKLGMRASETAELVFDSCRIPDANRLGEVGQGFVQAMKILDGGRISIGALSLGISKGAYEAALKYSKERHQFGQPISSFQGISFKLADMATEIEASELLLHKAAFLKQQHKPVTTLGAMAKMYASEACVKIANEAIQIHGGYGYTKDFPVEKFYRDSKLCTIGEGTTEIQKIVIARNLLKE
- the rpsU gene encoding 30S ribosomal protein S21, producing MLIIPIKDGENIDRALKRYKRKFDKTGTVRQLRARTAFIKPSVIKRAQIQKAAYIQNMKDGLES